Proteins from a genomic interval of Capsicum annuum cultivar UCD-10X-F1 chromosome 4, UCD10Xv1.1, whole genome shotgun sequence:
- the LOC107868328 gene encoding ADP-ribosylation factor GTPase-activating protein AGD5 isoform X2, with protein sequence MNEKSRVSKELNAKHTKILEGLLKLPENRECADCKARGPRWASVNLGIFICLHCSGVHRSLGVHISKVRSATLDTWLPDQIAFIQTMGNLKSNSYWEAELPTKSDRVGIENFIRAKYVEKKWIPRNGSVKSSPGARGECNSASKPGTDRAAPYVKRNMSFSPDRKSTQLSDADRLTLALRNRSPKQAAPDPKPEVVQHAKPVASAEEAKRKANVSPDPRQSVVQKVEPSIPQVAKAKPETAIINHAANVSKIHAEAMKENGSVSKMHSVGGPQPEPKAVIQQNASSAAIENKNKFDAGIEELIKDFHWNTQPVSANPLNSVKNEPRMECPTSVHQLQQASPPPHQPQLVPTTVKHFSGSQTAYQSSNGNQLFSQNRGSIGGQVHGTKQMGGIQYLHASMSPAYAAMNPSMFSAMPIAPMHATTSTGAIRPLSSLPTVSVVPMQSPYHYDFSSITHEMLSRR encoded by the exons ATGAATGAGAAGTCAAGAGTTTCAAAAGAGCTTAATGCTAAACATACAAAG ATACTTGAGGGACTACTCAAATTGCCAGAGAATCGAGAATGCGCTGACTGCAAAGCCAG AGGTCCACGATGGGCTAGTGTAAACCTCGGAATCTTTATATGCTTGCATTGTTCGGGTGTTCACAGGAGTCTTGGAGTACATATATCAAAG GTAAGATCTGCTACATTGGATACATGGCTTCCAGATCAGATTGCGTTTATTCAAA CGATGGGAAATCTGAAATCGAATAGCTATTGGGAAGCCGAGTTGCCTACCAAATCCGACAGAGTTGGTATTGAAAATTTTATCCGAGCAAA ATATGTGGAGAAGAAATGGATACCGCGAAATGGGAGTGTGAAATCTTCTCCAGGAGCCAGAGGGGAATGTAATTCGGCTAGTAAACCTGGAACCGACAGGGCTGCACCGtatgtcaaaaggaacatgtCGTTCTCTCCCGATAGGAAATCTACTCAGCTCTCCGATGCAGATAGATTAACGCTTGCGTTGAGGAACAGATCGCCTAAGCAG GCTGCTCCTGATCCGAAGCCGGAAGTTGTTCAGCATGCAAAACCGGTAGCCTCCGCGGAAGAAGCAAAGCGAAAAGCTAAT GTTTCACCTGATCCCCGACAAAGCGTTGTTCAGAAGGTAGAACCCTCAATCCCGCAAGTGGCAAAAGCAAAACCAGAAACCGCTATCATCAACCACGCTGCTAACGTTTCTAAAATCCATGCTGAGGCCATGAAGGAAAACGGATCTGTTTCCAAGATGCATTCCGTTGGAGGCCCCCAGC CGGAACCAAAAGCAGTAATCCAACAGAATGCCAGCTCTGCCGCTATAGAAAACAAGAACAAATTTGATGCTGGAATTGAGGAACTAATTAAAGATTTTCACTGGAACACGCAGCCGGTATCAGCAAACCCCTTGAACAGTGTGAAGAATGAG CCCCGCATGGAATGTCCTACTTCTGTCCATCAGCTGCAGCAAGCGTCGCCACCTCCACATCAGCCTCAACTCGTACCTACTACGGTAAAGCATTTCAGTGGTTCACAAACCGCCTACCAATCTTCAAACGGTAACCAGTTGTTTTCTCAGAACCGGGGAAGCATTGGTGGTCAGGTCCATGGGACTAAACAG ATGGGAGGCATTCAATATTTACACGCGTCTATGTCACCAGCCTATGCTGCTATGAATCCGAG CATGTTTTCTGCAATGCCAATAGCACCAATGCATGCAACAACATCAACAGGAGCTATTAGGCCTTTGTCAAGTTTGCCAACAGTTTCTGTTGTTCCAATGCAATCACCATACCATTACGATTTCTCATCGATAACGCACGAAATGTTATCGAGACGATAA
- the LOC107869857 gene encoding uncharacterized protein LOC107869857 → MGEVEGWGWAQSPSGSPMYITKDDHWTHFDNSVNAVSFGFVATAILISMFLVMAIFERFLRPNSPAFSPSGGRNLSDIESQMSFNGKLGGQTPKVSMRAREVSVLMPGEDVPTFLANPAPVPCPPERDPWPLHQ, encoded by the exons atggGAGAAGTAGAGGGGTGGGGTTGGGCACAATCACCAAGTGGATCACCAATGTACATAACAAAAGATGATCATTGGACTCATTTTGACAATTCTGTTAATGCTGTTTCTTTTGGTTTTGTTGCTACTGCCATTCTTATATCTATGTTCCTTGTCATGGCCATTTTTGAGAGGTTTCTCAGACCTAATTCACCTGCTTTTTCGCCTTCCGGTGGCCGGAATCTCAGTGACATTGAGTCTCAGATGAGCTTCAATGGAAAACTTGGTGGTCAAACTCCCAAA GTGTCGATGAGAGCACGAGAAGTTTCTGTGTTGATGCCAGGAGAAGACGTCCCTACTTTCCTCGCCAATCCTGCTCCCGTACCATGTCCTCCTGAACGCGATCCATGGCCTCTtcatcaatag
- the LOC107868328 gene encoding ADP-ribosylation factor GTPase-activating protein AGD5 isoform X1 produces the protein MNEKSRVSKELNAKHTKILEGLLKLPENRECADCKARGPRWASVNLGIFICLHCSGVHRSLGVHISKVRSATLDTWLPDQIAFIQTMGNLKSNSYWEAELPTKSDRVGIENFIRAKYVEKKWIPRNGSVKSSPGARGECNSASKPGTDRAAPYVKRNMSFSPDRKSTQLSDADRLTLALRNRSPKQAAPDPKPEVVQHAKPVASAEEAKRKANVSPDPRQSVVQKVEPSIPQVAKAKPETAIINHAANVSKIHAEAMKENGSVSKMHSVGGPQPAEPKAVIQQNASSAAIENKNKFDAGIEELIKDFHWNTQPVSANPLNSVKNEPRMECPTSVHQLQQASPPPHQPQLVPTTVKHFSGSQTAYQSSNGNQLFSQNRGSIGGQVHGTKQMGGIQYLHASMSPAYAAMNPSMFSAMPIAPMHATTSTGAIRPLSSLPTVSVVPMQSPYHYDFSSITHEMLSRR, from the exons ATGAATGAGAAGTCAAGAGTTTCAAAAGAGCTTAATGCTAAACATACAAAG ATACTTGAGGGACTACTCAAATTGCCAGAGAATCGAGAATGCGCTGACTGCAAAGCCAG AGGTCCACGATGGGCTAGTGTAAACCTCGGAATCTTTATATGCTTGCATTGTTCGGGTGTTCACAGGAGTCTTGGAGTACATATATCAAAG GTAAGATCTGCTACATTGGATACATGGCTTCCAGATCAGATTGCGTTTATTCAAA CGATGGGAAATCTGAAATCGAATAGCTATTGGGAAGCCGAGTTGCCTACCAAATCCGACAGAGTTGGTATTGAAAATTTTATCCGAGCAAA ATATGTGGAGAAGAAATGGATACCGCGAAATGGGAGTGTGAAATCTTCTCCAGGAGCCAGAGGGGAATGTAATTCGGCTAGTAAACCTGGAACCGACAGGGCTGCACCGtatgtcaaaaggaacatgtCGTTCTCTCCCGATAGGAAATCTACTCAGCTCTCCGATGCAGATAGATTAACGCTTGCGTTGAGGAACAGATCGCCTAAGCAG GCTGCTCCTGATCCGAAGCCGGAAGTTGTTCAGCATGCAAAACCGGTAGCCTCCGCGGAAGAAGCAAAGCGAAAAGCTAAT GTTTCACCTGATCCCCGACAAAGCGTTGTTCAGAAGGTAGAACCCTCAATCCCGCAAGTGGCAAAAGCAAAACCAGAAACCGCTATCATCAACCACGCTGCTAACGTTTCTAAAATCCATGCTGAGGCCATGAAGGAAAACGGATCTGTTTCCAAGATGCATTCCGTTGGAGGCCCCCAGC CAGCGGAACCAAAAGCAGTAATCCAACAGAATGCCAGCTCTGCCGCTATAGAAAACAAGAACAAATTTGATGCTGGAATTGAGGAACTAATTAAAGATTTTCACTGGAACACGCAGCCGGTATCAGCAAACCCCTTGAACAGTGTGAAGAATGAG CCCCGCATGGAATGTCCTACTTCTGTCCATCAGCTGCAGCAAGCGTCGCCACCTCCACATCAGCCTCAACTCGTACCTACTACGGTAAAGCATTTCAGTGGTTCACAAACCGCCTACCAATCTTCAAACGGTAACCAGTTGTTTTCTCAGAACCGGGGAAGCATTGGTGGTCAGGTCCATGGGACTAAACAG ATGGGAGGCATTCAATATTTACACGCGTCTATGTCACCAGCCTATGCTGCTATGAATCCGAG CATGTTTTCTGCAATGCCAATAGCACCAATGCATGCAACAACATCAACAGGAGCTATTAGGCCTTTGTCAAGTTTGCCAACAGTTTCTGTTGTTCCAATGCAATCACCATACCATTACGATTTCTCATCGATAACGCACGAAATGTTATCGAGACGATAA
- the LOC124897626 gene encoding uncharacterized protein LOC124897626: protein MGCFLSSTKKTPPNSNTKLETTTINRYPPITLSFLEEQKEEVKEILSETPIIINNNPIIHRTNEKNNIPKKDLSPEEKQCQNNIHDSHVYKIARIFNPRELGVIRAGPGSEEPVKELDRSIWAGPGQNETSKELSRHIRSGSGRIEMKGELSKSIRAGSDPKERTRQRSPAKYRNTSPAGRPGQLSGSGQTRNASPTRKSGQLSGSGQARIISPSRKDSGENSCRRSRSPIMCGDQINGGTKSSISRCSSMRKSGKSLGRVRSELGDWRRSTAPEPRNGSRSNRENRENNNYRKPLPSGINDSIENPLVSLECFIFI from the coding sequence ATGGGTTGTTTTCTTAGTTCAACTAAAAAAACACCACCAAATTCTAACACCAAATTAGAaaccacaactataaatagataTCCACCAATAACACTTTCATTTCTTGAGGAACAAAAAGAAGAAGTCAAAGAAATTCTTTCAGAAACtccaattattattaataataatcccATTATCCATCgtactaatgaaaaaaataatattccaaAAAAAGATTTATCTCCGGAGGAAAAACAATGCCAAAATAATATTCATGATAGTCATGTTTACAAAATAGCCAGAATTTTCAACCCGAGAGAGCTCGGGGTCATTCGGGCCGGGCCGGGCTCGGAAGAGCCCGTGAAGGAGCTGGACAGAAGCATTTGGGCTGGGCCCGGTCAAAATGAGACATCTAAAGAACTCAGCAGACATATTCGATCCGGGTCGGGCCGGATAGAGATGAAAGGGGAGCTTAGTAAGAGCATACGGGCCGGGTCAGACCCGAAAGAGAGAACCCGACAAAGGTCCCCCGCGAAGTACCGGAACACTTCTCCCGCTGGAAGGCCGGGTCAACTATCCGGGTCGGGACAGACCCGGAACGCTTCTCCAACAAGAAAGTCGGGTCAACTATCCGGGTCGGGTCAGGCCCGGATCATTTCTCCATCGAGAAAAGATAGTGGGGAGAATTCATGCAGGAGATCGAGATCACCAATAATGTGTGGAGATCAAATTAACGGAGGAACAAAGAGCAGTATAAGCAGATGTTCGTCTATGAGGAAATCCGGTAAGTCACTCGGAAGGGTGAGATCTGAACTGGGTGACTGGCGCCGGAGTACGGCGCCAGAACCCAGAAATGGTAGTAGGAGTAATagggaaaatagagaaaataataattataggAAGCCTTTGCCAAGTGGAATTAATGATTCTATTGAAAATCCACTTGTATCCTTggaatgttttatttttatttag